The DNA region AATGTGGAAAATCTCCAGAAATTAAATCATCCAGAGCATCTGTCTCGTTCTTAGCATAAACTAGGTGTTGTGTGCGTTAATCAGTAATCGCAAACATGTAGAATATAAACGATTCATTGTGAAACTGCTCGGAAATAGTGCTGTGTGCTAAGTTAATTAGTAGTGCGGATTACtccttaatatataaatacgacTACgcgacaaattaatataaacatggaGAGCATAGGCGATTACGAATACAGCACAAAGGACCTGATAGGACACGGGGCTTTCGCTGTCGTCTTCAAAGGCAGACATAAAAAGGTCAGTAAACTAGCATgcgaataataacaaatttacaaaaacgtGCCCGATTCCAGAATCCGAATTTGACGGTGGCGATAAAGAGCATCACAAAGAAGAGCCTCGCTAAATCGCAAAACCTACTCGGAAaggagattaaaatattaaaggtgAGTGTGAAACAAGGATATTTCTGTTTACTTTGTCATTGTTTGTAATGGTTGATTTGTTTTGGTTTGTTTATGATTATTGTTTACTGCCATACTtacgaataattaaaatacgcgtttgttataaatattttacgtgattaatatttataaatacattctagttgttattaaaatggtTTGCATCAAGTGTTACAGAAAGATCCACTTTTATGACAGTTAGGTTATGGTAGATATACTTTAATGTCACAAAATAAACAGAgttcttttttattctattttgattttatgtggatacagaattgtttacaattgaaatgctcatatattcatttattattatgagtaTTCAAATAggcaagttttaattatttattaaattaatgattaaatttgtgttgtgTTCCTGTCAtttgaagttttttaatatatctgtatatttgaaAGTTCTATTTacacactataagcgggtcgggtaaaaatacccgtctcgaAAACTGTTGATTGTTAGCGGAccgtaatttttacctttttgaatgtatttactttaaaaacggggtgagataattttactctattggtttacaaACGGAACTGAAcgaattatctcttattttttgttatcattcaacaacttagtttggactattttgttacccgcctatagtgtgttaagatacacagaaaataaaattaaacaattattaaaaaatggtttcctaacaatcaaaaattatgttaatacaaatatataaataattcaatcaaCTTCAAAGTTATCGAGAAGTATtgaatagaatttattttagtttactaattccaaaaaataacataattattatatttgcaaTCAATTTAGTTGTTTTCCAAGTCCGGTCGCccaaaatttaactaaatgatattttagagGATTCTGGAAAATAATTccccaaaattatttaaagtttaataatgtaatcaTTATTACTATGCCAGTCAAGTCTGGTTAAGCCATGCTTCAGAAATTAGAGTTTGTAGTTTTATAGACGAATTAAGTcgaataattaagataaatgtaatacacacatttttcttttgtacattacaaattatatagtttatttattttctaatgtaAATATCCTGTTACAACCATTTTAATAAGGCACTTTTTTAGATTAGCTATTATTTTTTGGCTaggtattaaatatacatttttatcacttattattattcatgctTTTATCTTCGATCAATATGATTGATGACGTTATAAAAACTCCTCAATGCtgtaaataaagaataaacagaatttttttatatttaaatagccgaaaactaattttgtttgttatatttatttttacataaagaacggataataaattcttcacattttcttgtaaaagatgcatatacaattttgtaagAATTGCTTTGGGTAATGCATCTGGATGAATCAGAGTTATTTTTGAAATCGGtgctatttatttagttaacaaACTggcattttgtaaattttgttgtaacgtgatgttctataaataaaatttgataaggaATGTCttgttcattataatttatttttcaggacTTAACCGAGTTACATCATGAAAATGTTGTTGCATTATTGGATTGCAAGGAATGTAAGAACAATGTATACCTTGTTATGGaggtaagttttaatttaagtattaataaaattgcaataatATGAAAAGTCGCAATTAGAACTTAAAAATGTAGTAccacaaataataatacattatatatcAAGAGCGATTAGAAATCATTTTTTCGTCTGTGAGACATATAATGCTTTTTGCAaaaccaaataataatttattaaagagtcAGAGATATGTGATATCTCTGTTGACAACTTTCCCATCCAAGAATTGTATTGAAGTATTTAACTGCGCATGTGTACAACAATCGGTTATAGTCTTACGTGTAAGTTacgcaaaataatttaattttccccAAATGAttcaatataatacaaaattataagtatttaatgtgtttattcaaaattaaaattacaatagacaattaaattttaagaggtaatataaatatttacaattcgtaatttaaattttacaatttattaaacttacaCATAATAGTTACAATTATagttatctataaaataatacaaattcttAATAACTTAGCTATCGAGTCTtctatcaatataaaatttaaataccaaacacaaacatttgaaatttcaaaagaaCGTTCACTGTCACAGACTTGTTAATGATACTATATTcatttcaaaaaacaaaatacatacgacttttattataagtatCACGTGATTTAAGCTTTTTGATTGTTTTCTCCACTGGTACTGGGCTCGCTTAACGGAATGCGGATAACGTCTTCTCTTACTTGAGGAGTTGCTTGGTTCTTGGCGATCAACGGTTTCatttctttcgattctttaacGGGTTCCTCTTCGACTTCATATTCGCCATCCTTGCGTTTCTTGATGTAATTGTATCCTACTGCGGTCAAGCCTACTATCAAAACGGCGACAAAAAGGAATATCAGGATGTTGGTGTTCTTGTTTTCTTGCGACGCTCCGGATTTTGGTTCTTCctctgacaaaaataaaacatgtaaaaacgattggaaatttttacaagtttacTCACCAGCTTTTGTGGCATCGCTGTCGTCAGTTTTTGATTTAGTATCTATAAAagcatcatatttttaatttaggtaaaaacattattgttaATCCACTCACCTGGAGTTTGCTCCTCTGCTGCATTATTTTGTTCTGGGGATTCTAGAATAGAAACAAGCCTTTAGAAATTTCGgtatttatatgatttatattagaatatttcgtCTACTGCACGTGAAGCTTTAACAGTagaatagtttattaaaaatatttctggtaGATCTGGGAGATAagtgtaaaaatgaaaatacaacGTTCATTAGCTTCCTGATTTACCAGCAATATTTGAGAGCACCTACCATCAACTGAATTAATACTAGCTGATTTTGGACCtgcaaattaataacattcttaaaaatatatactcttTTACAAAAACTTTCAGTTTTGTAATTAAGAGTGCAGTGATCCTTACCTGGTCGCGGTAGGGGTGATCCACTTTCAATGTCCGTAGGTTTGGATTCGACGGTGTTGCTGTTATCTTGTAAGgaattaatttcttctaatCTTCTACCTCCTTTCTTTCTTTTACTTCCAGTATTATCGTCTCCTTCATTAATTGTTGGAGGATTGATCGCCTTATTATCATCTGATaaacataattgaaattatattttgttagttacaaattattactttttgtatGCTTACCTTTATTTTCTGAGACAGCATTCATGTCATTTGATGGCGCGGCATCATCACTTTCTGGAACCTCTTGGTTCTTATCTTGATCGGTTTCTGAATAACAGTAACATTGTTTTCTATGttcgtaaattaaatatagagcTTACCATGAGTATTGCTACTATCTCCGTTTATGGAGGCATTCAGCTGCACATTGCCAACAGGtgctgtaaatttaaaaagtataacgTTATACAcacaacaatttaacaatagtAAACTTACTGTTATCGGCAGGTCCTTCCTGTTTTTCCGAGTTGTCACCCTTTACCTCTTTAGACTCTCCTTCATTAGTCGGAGTTGCATTCTCTGCAGATTGTTCTTCCTGTTTCTCAGAGCTTTCACCTTTTacttctttagactctttttcATTTATCGGAGCTACATTATCGGTAGGCTTTTCTTCTCCTTGTAATTCTGAATTGTCACCGCTTATCTTTATAGGCCCTTCTTCATTTGTCGGAGTTGCATTATCGACCGATTGTTCTTCTTCCTGTTTTTCCGGGTTGTCACCGCTTATACTTTTAGGTTCTTCCTCATTTGTTGCAGTTGCATTATCGACGGATTGTTCTTCCTCTTTTTCCGGATTGTCACCGCTTACCTCTTTAGGCTCCTCTTCATTTGTCGGAGCTGCATTATCTACAGACTGTACTCCTTGATTCTCTAGGTTGTCACCGCTTATCTTTTCAGACACTTCTTCATTTGTCGCAGTTTCATTATCGACAGAATGTTCTTCCTCCTCTTTTTCTGGGTTATCACCGGTTATATTTTTAGGCTCTTCTTCATTTTTCGTATTTGCATTATTGACCGATTGTTCGTCTTGCTTTTCCGGTTCGTCACCCTTTGTATTTGCAGGTTCTTCATTTGTTGGAGCTGCATTATCGACGGATTGTTCTTGTTTTTCCGTATTGTCACCGTTAACCTCTTTAGGCTCTTCTGCATTTGTCGGAGCTGCATTATAGGTGGAATCTTCTTCGTGTTGTTCCGGAGTGTCACCGTTAACTTCTTTAGGCTCTTCTTCATTTGTTGAAACCGCATCCGGCTTAGGCTCTTCTTCATTTGTTGAAACCGCATCCTGCTTAGGCTCTTCATTGTCTGccgctaaaaattaaaatacttgtgttaaaaatattattataatatgataAAACTTACGAGGTTGTGTGACATCGTCATTAACTTCTGGTGCCGCTGCGCCTGTAATTAATACATGGTgggtgttttatttatttaaaaaaaaataaaattcttacctTGTTGAGATTCTTGTCCTTCAGTATCTGACACTCCAGTGTCCTCCTCCTGtggttctaaaaattcaatgttttaacaaaaagAGTGTTGAACATGTAGTAATTACCTTCTGCCACTTGACGCTTTTGAATGGATAATGTTTCCTGATATTGCGCATCTTCACCTAAATCTTCAATGGAATTGAACCTTTCATTCCATATTTTTacctgtaataaaaaattaatttttacttttatcattCTCAGATTATTTACATGAATTGCATTTGGAGACCATCTtatcactatttaaataatacgtgTACGtattaaatgacatttttattacattataaatgttaaatgtttacaAAGAATCCTTTACTATCAGATACAGTTGATCAAAATGAACCAgtgtagtttaaaaatataggtaACTTACCGTCTGTACGTCTGATTGTCTGTTTAATGTGAATGCAGAAATTGTTCtgaaacataaatactaaattaacgTTTGAAGCGattgtttgtttttcaatttagaatattttttattaactaatattaatattttaaatacaggaAATgggtttaattagttaaattatgaCAAATATTTGGATTTATATGACagatttatgattatttattgtacttaAGTTTTTTATGGCTAGTGGTTTAACATTGAGTGTCCTAACgtgttttagttaattttatatttgcattCGTAATTTGATCTCAAGTTATCATTCTCCTTAGagtattacttttttaatcatagataaaatttattagattagttCACCTTTAAATCGTTAATTTCATCAATCGATAACTTCCTTTattgtaaagtaaaaattataacatttgcCATCTTGAATGATTGCCATTCATGTGATTTGTGCACAATTGTATATCACAGGATACCCAATAAATTGTGTTTGAAcagtgatatttttatttatattagataGGGAATAATAAGAAAAGCGAGTtgtaatatatgttaaaacatATAGTGTTACATATACAGATAAAGTTACtgatttgtaataaaactcATGTTGATTAAgatctattaatttataatttatttacttacccgataaaacaaaataaaaataacttccaaatcattttataaccgTGTGTGTAGTACACCTCTGCACTAGGAGAAAGCACGAATTAAACTGACTAGAGGTTCGAATTTTTGATAAGATAAGATACATATCATTTAATACATACCGTGAAGGTAGATTCTATACTAATCTTAAATTTGCAAGCAGtatgtacaaataattaacacgTATAAGCAAATTGTGCgtgacaaattataattttgatgttattGTTTTCCTTCAATATGATTTGTCTTACtgtgttgaaaaagaaaaatgttttgttacatacaaaatgtaaaggtttcattaaaataaataaagttattattatttttttacaattgtgTTACCTGGctacaaatttgtttatatgaaatCTGATGAGTCATGACGATTCAcaggaaattttaatgtaaatatattaataatattgataagaaacTTCAAAGTAACTAGGTAAATTGTGCTACATTCAGTTAGGAAAATCCGGAGtacttttcaataataaaagaaagatttaaaataattactattgtAATTTCATCAAAACTGATGAACTGAACTTACCGTTCGTACcgattcataaatttataaataataagtattatttCATGCGTTATGTaatctaataaacaatattactaCTCAAGGTTTCGACGTCATTAACACTCCAttggatacatttttaaataatctcatGCTATCAACACAAAATTGTTTCCCTGTAAATGCAATGAATGCAAtagtaaattagattaaaataaattaatagtatgTATAATGTTCCTCAGGACATGTTTCTGCTCATGCGTGTTTGAacgtttaaaaagttttggtccaatctttaataatatcatgtgttatttttttagtattgcAATGGTGGCGATTTGGCCGATTACTTAGGAGGTAAGTTTTCACAGTGACAAAGTCTAAACGAGatatttattcacttttattttgttttgtagcGAAAGGGACACTTAGTGAGGATACAATACGCTTATTTTTAGTGCAATTAGGTCAGTACCTATGTTAAAATCCAATTTCTGTGTCTAATATCAGTGATTTTTAGCTGGTGCTATGAAAGCGTTGTACGCAATGGGAGTCGTACATCGTGATCTTAAGccgcaaaatattttattatcgcaCAGCGGGGCTAAACTGTATCCGCAACCGTccgaaatcaaattaaaaataggtaAGTACAATTCAAAATTCGTCCGACAGAAATGTAATGTCAGTGTATTATTTGCAGCGGATTTTGGATTCGCCAGATTTCTGCAGGACGGGGTCATGGCGGCGACCCTCTGTGGTAGTCCAATGTACATGGTGAGTGACTGAATGATGTGTAATGtacaagtaaaaaattgattttatcttatataaataaaatcgatcgataatttttatctatgaCAGAGTGATTCATGTAtctgaaataaccgttttcaatctgaatacaattatttgtattgcaatttcaatatttgcattaaaatatgtgcatatgttaaatttgtacCTTAAACAGGCGCCCGAAGTGATAATGTCTCTTCAATACGACGCCAAAGCTGACCTGTGGAGCTTGGGCACCATCGTTTTTCAATGCCTGGTAGGCAAGGCGCCGTTCCAGGCGAACACGCCTCAGCAACTCAAGCAGTTCTACGAAAAGAACGCCAACCTAGCACCAAAGTAATACCCCGTCCTTATTGACTGAGCGGAACTTTATGGCTGTGTTAAAATTCTAGGATTCCCCCGCAGACTAGTCCGGAGCTGACCGATCTCCTGCAAGGTTTGCTGAAACGCAACGCGAAGGAGCGTATGAATTTTGAGTCGTTCTTCAATCACAAGTTCCTGCAAAGACCCGAGCCACCTGTACAAAGTCCACTTCAAGCAGGTGcgtttcgtatttaaattgagGCATGGAAAATGTTCGTTGGTCTATTGACACTAACCATTTATATACCACAGTTGATACTAATGTTGGACGAATTTATTCTGTATGTACTAGATTTGATGTTGAATGGTTGAATCCATGAATTGGTTGGTGTAGCTGGTTAAGCAAACACGATTTATTTGCAGAAATGTTTACTGAGTAGTTAGGATTTTGGtagacatatatttaaattaataggaGAATTGAATTGAAGATTTATAACTCTGGAGAATTTTTTAGTTGCCCAATATTTGCCAAGCGTTGAATGGATGTTAAAACCAATGGACAGTTTACCGTTATTTACAGATATACAGAATTTCGGTGGTTTGGCGAAAGATACAATACAAAAAGttgtagattttaataaaatcgtaGGTATGTGGTATGTATGTAAAAGAggaacgttaaattttaaacggaATTTTGTTACAATTGAAACATATAATTTCTATTGAGATATGGTATTCtcagtttaaaatgttatcagTTAGTATCCTTCAATCTATCACAAGTACAGAAAATGATCTGGAAGAATCACTATAACcattcgaaattaattaaaaattaaaatttcttgaaattaagttatcaattatcatgatgataattaaagttaaaaatattttttaattgtattttagttcaaacattcatttttagaatagaatttttctctaaaaaatttaGGGTAATTTGGGTGTGGTTAATATACTGAACATATCTCACAAATATACCGTTACTAGGTGAATGGtccaaatgaaataataataatatatttctcatGTCTCATACCTAAATTaccttacataaataaatttaagaaagtttctatattttctctgaaaattagtattatagacattaataaaatgttgtcaTGGTACAACTGTCATTGGTAGAAACGTTATATGGTGCGTTTTTTGTATATCATtgtcagttaaaattaaacagaagAAGAAAATGTTTAACTACAGCTTTTGTTGTgattaactgaataattttcgAAGATGGGTAAGTGACGATTATACAGCAAATATTTCATGGACCAACTGCATTATTCCAATGCAAAcatctattttgtttttttttcacggATATTAAGGTTTCTTTCTTATAGATATaccattttcaaatattattggcACAAGCAAGGTGCCTTCGAGGTCGCCTCCTCCAGTTGCTAAATTGAGCACACCTCCAATCTCTCAACCGGGTAAGTCTCGCactttaatttcatttcataacGTGAACCAAATTTCTGTGCTTGAATGAAACCATGgcctttatttattcattctaGCACAATATCACGGTGTTTATCTCAAAGTTGGCGCTAGTAAATTGATAGCGTTCCAAGATTAACtcgcaatttttaataatagtcgTGTATCTAtatgatattaattgaattcaaGTGCTGTACacgataaataaatacttttcaattagtttattttgattttatcgtGTTACAATTAGATATAATATGTTCTAAAATAACAACATTAACTCTGTTGGACTTGATCataaatcttattttcttactttgcaaaaactttaaatgttgttttaacaCAGGATTACAAatccatataataaatacatataaattgctTTGAGAATAacattgttgattttttaaaatcacctTTGGTGTTGGaagtcaaaaaatttatactcAAGATCAAaatcgaatttaaaatatctatattatacgttcaaaaataaaacgtttttcCGAATGATTTTAAAGATACTGTTGGCTGATTTGATTTTAATCTTGATTTCCTTGTGGTGCATTCCAATGACCAGACAAAAATGTTGCGGTTGTCTAAATGCATCGTTGACCATTAACTCGTATTAACTCATTCATGATTACGCATtgctaaatttcttaaattaacttGACACTTGGTTCATGCCATCGCTTGTCCCCTTGTAGAATCACCACGATCTACAAGAAACGCACTGAGTTCCTCAAACGAGGACGATGATTATGTTATAGTTCCACAAAACATCCAAACATCAGACAACATCGTCGAGAGTGTTGAAAAGGAGAAACCCAGGTAAGtcaaactaaatatatataaaagttataaggaacctcaattatatatattttttagtactcTAAATTTACCAGCTAAGGCGATACCGTCTCCATCTGTGCCTGTCGTGAGTCCCACAAGACCGAGCACGCTGCCTATCTCCGAACCTATTCCGGTTCCGAGACGGCCTCATTACCAAAGAACCTATAGTCAATCCGAGAAGAAAGAAGAACCCTCTTCTCCCACCACAgtacgtttatttttcttacgACGTCagctattattatatatttgtgtaatttagGGTGCAAGTAGTAGCGTGCCGCGATCCCAACCCATCACCATGAAGAGGCTCGAGAAGAAAGTGAGCGATATTGACATCAGTTCATTGTCTCCCCCTTCAGTAAGTTTAGTAATGAACATAATAGCCaattatttaactaacaaTCTTCTATAGGTGCAATTTGTGATTGGCACACCGCCCGGCGGCAGAAGAAGGTCAACTTCGAGCAGCCTGTGCGAAACCCCGCCGCCCCCTAACATATGGACGGTTTCGCCCACGGCCGCTCGAAACATGCCAATGAACTCTCCATTGCGCAGATCGGGTACATCTCCACCGATTCTGAGCGGTCCCCTGGCCAGAGTGCCGATCTTGAGCAGTCCGAATCTCAGCGACAACAATAATTTGGGTAAGTCGCCGGTGGTTCCGTTCTGCACCAGGGCCGTTACTCTGCCGGAGATTTCGGAGATGGGCAACTACCACAATTTCTTCAACGATACCGCCTCCAATCACGAGAACCATCCGATTACATTCTTGGCACCTGAACTCAACGAAGAAACACTTTTGGAGGCAAGACCCTGTGATTTGTTCGGTTAATAGtcgtattaattattcatattttgcaGAAGGAGCACAACGAAACCTTGGCTAAAGTCAACTTCGTGTTGGCGCTGAGCAACTGCATTCTGGAGTTGGCGCAGCAGAGGGCCACACCGATCGCCGCGTTAATCGATCCCACCCAGCAGAATCATCCGCAGAGTGAGATGGGAAGGCGCGCCGAACAGTTGGTCCTTTTGGTGCGGGCAATGCAATTGCTCAGCAGCGGACTAGATCTAGCTTGCAAACAACTAAAGTCCGGCCAGTTGAGGCCCAGCAGCTCCGTCAAGAATGGTAACAGGTTTTTGCAtataacattatgaaattaattgatttcgttttgttttgttttcagtGATTTCTACAATGAACACCAAATTTAGATCCACGCTTCATGAATGCAAGCAACTGAACAGCACCGGCTTGCTGAACAAGCTCGGATCTACGAATATAACAGCAGAGAAAATACTTTACAATCACGCGATACAAATGGTAAGGGACAAAACTAATGATCACTCaggcattattaaattaaatgttcttCGTTTAGTGTCAGTCGGCAGCTTTAGACGAACTGTTTGGTAATCCTGAAGAATGCTTTTCTCGATACCAAACAGCTCAAATCCTACTTCACAGTTTGTCACAACAGGTGCATAATCAACAAGATAGAATGCTATTGACTAAATgtaagtaacatttttattgtacttaatatatttattaaggcgatatttatttcagataaaGACGCTGTAGAAAAACGCTTATTTGTACTGCAACAACAAGGATTCATTTATGCAACCGATCTCTCTTAAAATATACGACATAATTGCCATTTCTTTGATCACGTATTTATATATGTctacaatttgaaattatattatcaacTACTAATTTTCGTATTAGGTTTAATTTACTAGAAAACagtagtttatattttatctggtGATCTTTAGGtacaataatcaattatttttaggtaatctTTTCgttggtttattttttatcgtaGATtactattagaaaatatataattagtgtatgtaatatatttacatatgggGGTTCTTATCTCAAATATATCGCATTATGGTTTCAATAGTTTACacctatttaataataattttaaatatttattgttaggtTCTATTAGTTCTTGAATGACAGGActgtaatattctaaattgtgaCTGTATTATGCAAATTGATTGTCATGGGAACCCTATAAATCATTACTAAGATGTTCTGATTATTTTTGGATATGTGTACTTTGCAGATGTATATAGAGTACGACTGTTTTGGTATAGTTTGAATTTCTTCCATTGCAGGGTGATGATTTGTGTTTGTGTACGAGATTGTATCATGTAAAGTGTAAccatattataattgtatttacaattatacgATTATTTCTGTTGGATCTGTCAaacttgattaaataaataaataatatataactatcaacatgttttatttaaaaaaaatgcattacaaattattaacatacaaacatttaaatgaatgGAATTGGATCCATGCACCTGTAATAACAGTCTGTTACAAGGCAGCAGATTTTGTCACCAGGGCAACCATAATCACTAATGCATTCCTGTTTTCGGAGTTCCAGacaaaaaatactttcagCCAAGTTGTACAACGATTCCACATGCAAACATTTACCTGGTTTTTTAgctaacataaaataatttaataattatacaaaaataaagtagAACTGATACCTTTAGGATTTAAACAGTCTTCAACGAAAACACATCTTCGGAACAACGATCGGGTACACGTGCATTTGTAACAGTTCTCCATTATGTCCTCTCCTTCCTCACAGTAtccttaaaataatacattaaggAAAGTATGTGACATTGTGTAGTTAGTTTTACCTGCAATTGTGGACGCTACACCCGTGAGTGAATCACAAGCAGTTTTTCCCTCTCTACATTCACATATAACAAAAGAGTCGAATGCTACAACATCATCATCGCATGGTTTACCTTCaagttctaaaatatatatatatacatatttttaaaggatatttattgaaaatgataatttttatgccTTTTTGGAATCTATTAACGCAAATAAGTTCGTTTTTCCTGTTGCAATGACAGCGATAATCGTCCGCAAACCAAATAACTCCAGGTGTGCAAGAATCTGAAATGACTCTTTCGAATttcatgtaattattatttttttttacttacacGACATACAGTCTGTTTTGTAACATTTCACTTTTTCCCCATAGCATCTACAATATTTACATCTCTCGAACCAAACTTCTCCGTCAACACAATCTAGAactgatttaaatttgtagtaCTCAAAAAACTGATCTTATAATCAATGtcgtacaaaaaatgttttaattttctaaatagtgaatgtaatataaattaacataatcgACTCTTCCTAGCGTAGCTACTGATGTTTTTGGAATATGAGGTGAaatcaatgataatttatacGGCAAGTCGAAACAGATCAGgtgtcaatttaatttagagcTGCGAAATGCGGTTATTAATTGTGTCTGTCTAAATATAGGCTGGTGCGATGGAATGAGTCGATTAACCCAGAAAccccaaacaaaaaaattgaaaattttattgagattAAAAACTTACCCGctacacaaatatttattgaaactataa from Aethina tumida isolate Nest 87 chromosome 1, icAetTumi1.1, whole genome shotgun sequence includes:
- the LOC126264406 gene encoding neurofilament medium polypeptide-like isoform X2 yields the protein MIWKLFLFCFIGTISAFTLNRQSDVQTVKIWNERFNSIEDLGEDAQYQETLSIQKRQVAEEPQEEDTGVSDTEGQESQQGAAAPEVNDDVTQPPADNEEPKQDAVSTNEEEPKPDAVSTNEEEPKEVNGDTPEQHEEDSTYNAAPTNAEEPKEVNGDNTEKQEQSVDNAAPTNEEPANTKGDEPEKQDEQSVNNANTKNEEEPKNITGDNPEKEEEEHSVDNETATNEEVSEKISGDNLENQGVQSVDNAAPTNEEEPKEVSGDNPEKEEEQSVDNATATNEEEPKSISGDNPEKQEEEQSVDNATPTNEEGPIKISGDNSELQGEEKPTDNVAPINEKESKEVKGESSEKQEEQSAENATPTNEGESKEVKGDNSEKQEGPADNTPVGNVQLNASINGDSSNTHETDQDKNQEVPESDDAAPSNDMNAVSENKDDNKAINPPTINEGDDNTGSKRKKGGRRLEEINSLQDNSNTVESKPTDIESGSPLPRPESPEQNNAAEEQTPDTKSKTDDSDATKAEEEPKSGASQENKNTNILIFLFVAVLIVGLTAVGYNYIKKRKDGEYEVEEEPVKESKEMKPLIAKNQATPQVREDVIRIPLSEPSTSGENNQKA
- the LOC109608872 gene encoding uncharacterized protein LOC109608872 isoform X1, producing MHFKVLIFFIVSINICVAVLDCVDGEVWFERCKYCRCYGEKVKCYKTDCMSYSCTPGVIWFADDYRCHCNRKNELICVNRFQKELEGKPCDDDVVAFDSFVICECREGKTACDSLTGVASTIAGYCEEGEDIMENCYKCTCTRSLFRRCVFVEDCLNPKAKKPGKCLHVESLYNLAESIFCLELRKQECISDYGCPGDKICCLVTDCYYRCMDPIPFI
- the LOC126264406 gene encoding uncharacterized protein LOC126264406 isoform X1; the protein is MIWKLFLFCFIGTISAFTLNRQSDVQTVKIWNERFNSIEDLGEDAQYQETLSIQKRQVAEEPQEEDTGVSDTEGQESQQGAAAPEVNDDVTQPPADNEEPKQDAVSTNEEEPKPDAVSTNEEEPKEVNGDTPEQHEEDSTYNAAPTNAEEPKEVNGDNTEKQEQSVDNAAPTNEEPANTKGDEPEKQDEQSVNNANTKNEEEPKNITGDNPEKEEEEHSVDNETATNEEVSEKISGDNLENQGVQSVDNAAPTNEEEPKEVSGDNPEKEEEQSVDNATATNEEEPKSISGDNPEKQEEEQSVDNATPTNEEGPIKISGDNSELQGEEKPTDNVAPINEKESKEVKGESSEKQEEQSAENATPTNEGESKEVKGDNSEKQEGPADNTPVGNVQLNASINGDSSNTHETDQDKNQEVPESDDAAPSNDMNAVSENKDDNKAINPPTINEGDDNTGSKRKKGGRRLEEINSLQDNSNTVESKPTDIESGSPLPRPGPKSASINSVDESPEQNNAAEEQTPDTKSKTDDSDATKAEEEPKSGASQENKNTNILIFLFVAVLIVGLTAVGYNYIKKRKDGEYEVEEEPVKESKEMKPLIAKNQATPQVREDVIRIPLSEPSTSGENNQKA
- the LOC109608872 gene encoding uncharacterized protein LOC109608872 isoform X2 → MSYSCTPGVIWFADDYRCHCNRKNELICVNRFQKELEGKPCDDDVVAFDSFVICECREGKTACDSLTGVASTIAGYCEEGEDIMENCYKCTCTRSLFRRCVFVEDCLNPKAKKPGKCLHVESLYNLAESIFCLELRKQECISDYGCPGDKICCLVTDCYYRCMDPIPFI